In Zygosaccharomyces rouxii strain CBS732 chromosome D complete sequence, one DNA window encodes the following:
- a CDS encoding zinc-binding alcohol dehydrogenase family protein (weakly similar to uniprot|P53912 Saccharomyces cerevisiae YNL134C), with protein MLKRGYNYSEVVVEEGRHIKFAKRELGAVNIPICQKALVVEHFDKDLAFTTDISVEQHLEDYEILVQNKFVGLNHVDWKSKKYKFNIYSFPWVNGRESSGVVVKRGSRVDKDRFPLGAEVFLASTSYRILKTSTFQEYTVFDSRLVWRLPHSPTANGSLGVKKFDLDFAAGIGVALVTAGSALSHLVDFADLSTLSPRSNLIIWGGTSCVGIYLTQLARSSQRFNKILVVAAKRHENYLRELGATHVIDRHLTEGEILDQVNTICPQGINHGIDVVSKKTATHLMNILQQEGNGEKKLVCVVDAPELPTKTAFTNRTGKFIIEKVSIKKFHEDLEYGTTFVDYTSKLLESGHLKPVQSLKIFKALGKFGQSIRNGLLELEEKGPSAEKYVACLET; from the coding sequence ATGTTGAAGAGAGGCTATAATTATTCTGAAGTTGTAGTTGAAGAAGGTAGACACATTAAGTTTGCCAAAAGGGAGTTGGGTGCTGTCAATATTCCCATATGTCAAAAAGCACTAGTGGTTGAAcattttgataaagatttggCATTTACCACTGACATTTCCGTTGAACAACACCTGGAAGACTATGAAATATTAGTGCAAAATAAATTCGTGGGGTTAAATCATGTTGATTGGAAATCTAAGAAGTACAAATTTAACATATATTCTTTTCCCTGGGTTAACGGTAGGGAATCCAGTGGAGTTGTTGTTAAGAGAGGTTCTCGTGTAGATAAAGATCGTTTCCCATTGGGGGCAGAAGTGTTTTTAGCAAGTACTTCCTacagaattttgaaaacttcgACATTCCAGGAGTATACTGTTTTCGATTCTAGGCTCGTTTGGCGATTGCCTCACTCTCCAACTGCAAACGGTTCATTAGGTGTCAAGAAATTCGATCTCGATTTTGCAGCTGGTATTGGTGTTGCACTAGTCACTGCAGGATCTGCACTTTCacatttggtggattttgCAGATCTGTCGACATTGTCACCTCGTTCTAATCTCATAATTTGGGGTGGAACGTCCTGTGTGGGGATTTATTTGACCCAGTTGGCCAGATCCTCACAAAGGTTCAATAAAATccttgttgttgctgctaAAAGACATGAAAACTATCTAAGGGAATTAGGTGCTACCCATGTAATCGATAGACACTTGACAGAGGGAGAAATCTTGGATCAAGTGAACACGATTTGTCCACAGGGAATTAATCATGGGATTGACGTTGTATCTAAAAAGACTGCAACACACCTAATGAACATCTTACAGCAAGAAGGAAATGgtgagaaaaaattggtatgTGTGGTAGATGCTCCAGAACTACCCACAAAGACCGCCTTTACTAACCGTACAGGCAAATTTATCATCGAGAAAGTCAGtataaaaaaatttcatgaaGACCTTGAATACGGAACTACATTCGTTGACTACACttcaaaacttttggaGAGTGGTCATTTAAAACCGGTACAATCGTTGAAGATTTTCAAGGCTCTAGGtaaatttggtcaaagtATTAGGAATGGGTTATTAGAATTAGAGGAGAAGGGACCAAGTGCAGAAAAATATGTGGCATGTTTAGAAACATGA
- a CDS encoding uncharacterized protein (conserved hypothetical protein), giving the protein MTRSSSPPPKKVKTEHKKKNLIINAFLMGSAGNQTINNWRNPNDRTTELFSNPNYWTDLAKLLEKGKFNTVFLADVLGPYDVYKGPSNLEPVARVGSQFPTLDPSYFIPLMAAVTKKLAFGITISTISEQPYHLARRLGTLDLISNGRVGWNIVTSYLNSAARNLLNGENLPPNDVRYARAEEYVDVVYKLFLSSWQEGAVKLDSEKVVFTDPNGLRHINHEGDHFKVPGPAFTQQSAQKLPVIIQAGVSAKGKELAARNAEIVFLSALTPQDLDKQVKAVKKIASEKYHRDVTKIKFISLITVILGDTHELAEEKYRYYKSYADEEGARAMFSGWTGVDLNKFEDDETLTNVDQIATASAVKKWQSAYPRVDRWTKKTIADEIKVGGSGALIIGTPEEVADNIQEWIDISDIDGFNFAYAVLPETYEDIVEYLLPELRRRGLAAEDYQQGSQESGYLTFREQLFGKSTLDKTHPAEPLTWRSGESREQHEKRYPDALKRLRGDL; this is encoded by the coding sequence ATGACTCGCAGTTCATCACCACCTCCAAAGAAAGTCAAGACTGAAcataagaagaagaatttaatcATAAATGCATTTCTTATGGGGTCTGCTGGTAACCAGACCATTAACAATTGGAGGAATCCCAATGATAGAACTACTGAATTATTTTCCAATCCTAATTATTGGACAGATTTAGCCAAATTGTTAGAAAAGGGTAAATTTAATACAGTGTTTTTGGCAGATGTTCTAGGACCCTATGACGTTTACAAGGGACCATCTAATTTGGAACCGGTTGCCCGTGTTGGTTCACAATTTCCCACGTTGGATCCAAGTTATTTCATTCCGTTGATGGCCGCTGTCACTAAGAAGCTTGCCTTTGGTATTACAATTTCTACCATTAGTGAACAGCCATACCATTTGGCAAGAAGACTAGGTACACTTGATCTAATTAGTAATGGTAGAGTCGGTTGGAATATTGTGACTTCTTATTTGAATAGTGCAGcaagaaatcttttaaatggtgaaaatttACCTCCTAATGATGTTAGATATGCGCGTGCTGAAGAGTATGTCGATGTGGTTTACAAATTATTTCTGTCGTCATGGCAGGAAGGTGCCGTCAAATTAGATTCAGAAAAGGTTGTCTTTACCGATCCCAATGGTTTAAGACATATAAACCACGAAGGTGATCATTTCAAAGTGCCTGGACCTGCGTTTACTCAACAGAGTGCCCAAAAATTACCTGTGATAATTCAAGCAGGTGTTTCTGCAAAGGGTAAGGAATTAGCTGCTAGAAATGCGGAAATTGTGTTTCTTTCTGCATTGACACCACAAGATCTAGATAAACAGGTTAAAGCGGTTAAAAAGATTGCAAGTGAAAAGTACCACAGAGATGTGACAAAGATTAAATTTATCAGTTTAATCACAGTTATCCTCGGTGATACCCATGAATTGGCAGAAGAGAAGTATCGGTACTACAAATCCTATGCCGATGAGGAAGGTGCTCGTGCCATGTTTTCAGGTTGGACCGGTGTTGACttgaataaatttgaagacgATGAAACTTTGACCAATGTGGATCAAATTGCAACCGCATCAGCTGTAAAGAAATGGCAAAGTGCCTACCCAAGAGTCGATCGTTGGACCAAAAAAACCATCGCGGATGAAATTAAAGTCGGTGGTAGTGGCGCACTGATCATTGGTACACCAGAAGAGGTAGCAGACAATATACAGGAATGGATTGATATCTCCGATATCgatggtttcaattttgcATATGCAGTTCTACCAGAAACTTACGAAGATATCGTTGAGTACTTGTTACCAGAACTACGTAGACGTGGTCTAGCAGCAGAAGATTACCAACAGGGCTCTCAAGAAAGTGGTTATTTGACATTTAGAGAACAACTGTTTGGAAAAAGCACACTAGACAAGACCCATCCGGCTGAACCACTTACCTGGCGTTCTGGTGAGTCTCGAGAACAACATGAAAAACGTTATCCTGATGCTTTGAAGCGTTTGAGAGGCGATCTGTAA
- a CDS encoding uncharacterized protein (some similarities with uniprot|Q12300 Saccharomyces cerevisiae YDL138W RGT2 Plasma membrane glucose receptor): MVSEEKVQKKGTGEIKVLESNSSIFSDSSEQVQEVFKTDVPEDQVLAEVEEIIVENGLEEYEELLTRGALLANKPGLLQNEGYTDAERRAISRETTHPILSLSRVMIMAAICTSCAALNFGMDESAIGGAVMGFTQQFKITNINIQGLTVASPYLTAAIFGSPLAVLFNKYFGRKWVVFVSCLFGVAGSLIQAFANHLGVLLFARLLLGVGMGLNSAVVPIYTAECSPAVSRGAILMLWQMFIALGVCLGSVFNRAFIKIPGSASWRLMIGSSVVPPLVTGILIYFPPESPRWLLIHDKPRESLLALLKLRSTPVSGAKDFYVLYESLKYERKLDTRLSAWQQFLSIFTDKRNRFALIVSFIGVLGQQYGGVNILVSYTATILTKSGVNPLDSIAGSIGIGGGCFLSTFLSAQLIDRFGRRTMLLVTLPVEGACLFWLGGALNISENNARLAVALTAMYVYVLFYGTGIGPISFTLVAETPSISVREAHSAFCMALNWILDFVVSMSWPKMDSTMSDSGGFYFYAAFNLLLWVATFFCIPETKRYTLEQLDEVFKLGVGQFFRKKITCLPRSLKHWRE, from the coding sequence ATGGTAAGTGAAGAGAAGGTCCAGAAGAAAGGTACTGGTGAAATTAAAGTCCTTGAAAGCAACAGTAGTATTTTCTCAGACTCTAGTGAACAAGTACAAGAAGTTTTCAAGACCGATGTGCCTGAGGATCAAGTTTTAGCCGAAGTCGAAGAAATAATCGTGGAGAATGGActtgaagaatatgaagaattgttgaCTAGAGGAGCTCTTTTAGCCAACAAACCTGGATTATTGCAAAACGAAGGTTATACTGATGCGGAAAGAAGAGCAATCTCTAGAGAGACAACtcatccaattctttctctgtCACGAGTCATGATAATGGCGGCTATTTGTACTTCCTGCGCAGCATTGAATTTCGGTATGGACGAAAGTGCTATTGGGGGAGCTGTTATGGGATTTACTCAACAATTTAAGATTACAAACATCAATATTCAAGGTTTAACAGTGGCTTCACCTTATTTAACTGCTGCTATCTTTGGTTCTCCCTTAGcagttcttttcaacaaatatTTTGGTAGAAAATGGGTCGTATTTGTAAGTTGCTTATTCGGAGTTGCTGGATCTTTGATTCAAGCATTTGCCAACCATCTTGGTGTCCTTCTATTTGCTCGCTTACTATTGGGAGTTGGCATGGGCCTTAATTCTGCCGTTGTTCCAATCTATACTGCTGAATGTTCACCCGCTGTTTCAAGAGGAGCTATTCTGATGTTATGGCAAATGTTTATTGCGTTGGGTGTTTGTTTGGGATCTGTATTCAATAGAGCTTTCATAAAAATTCCGGGTTCTGCATCTTGGAGATTGATGATTGGTTCTTCTGTAGTTCCACCATTGGTCACCGGTATTCTCATATATTTTCCACCAGAATCACCTCGTTGGCTATTAATTCACGATAAACCTCGAGAATCGCTATTAGCTCTGCTGAAATTAAGATCCACTCCAGTATCTGGCGCCAAGGATTTCTACGTTCTTTACGAATCGCTAAAGTATGAACGCAAGTTAGACACTCGTCTCTCAGCATGGCAACAGTTTCTCTCAATCTTTACGGATAAAAGAAATAGATTTGCACTTATTGTTTCATTCATTGGCGTCTTAGGTCAACAATATGGTGGTGTTAATATTCTCGTTTCATATACAGCTACCATTTTGACAAAATCTGGTGTAAATCCACTCGATTCCATTGCTGGTTCTATTGGTATCGGGGGTGGATGTTTCCTGTCCACTTTTCTAAGTGctcaattgattgatagatttggaagaagaactaTGCTTTTAGTTACTCTACCGGTGGAAGGCGCATGTTTATTCTGGTTAGGCGGTGCCCTAAACATATCTGAAAATAATGCTCGCCTAGCTGTCGCATTGACCGCAATGTACGTTTATGTTTTGTTTTATGGGACCGGTATTGGACCCATTAGTTTTACACTCGTCGCAGAGACGCCTTCCATCTCAGTGAGAGAAGCTCATAGTGCATTTTGTATGGCTCTCAATTGGATACTGGATTTTGTTGTGAGTATGTCATGGCCAAAGATGGATTCTACCATGTCAGATTCTGGTGGATTCTACTTCTACGCTGCTTTCAATCTATTATTGTGGGTAGCCACTTTCTTTTGTATCCCAGAGACTAAAAGATACACATTAGAGCAACTAGATGAAGTCTTCAAATTAGGAGTTGGCCAATTTTttaggaaaaaaattacttGTTTGCCTCGTAGTTTGAAGCATTGGAGAGAGTAG
- a CDS encoding uncharacterized protein (some similarities with uniprot|P38866 Saccharomyces cerevisiae YHR176W FMO1 Flavin-containing monooxygenase) translates to MTQDFDIQSVAIVGAGAAGLTTLFELLHTKKDGSTTITYDSNGEIDQSKINNADPAFTKIVSFEQNSQVGGIWSPSFDDPEVVPQDLFDTEKYDDPWVLKPRTSVPREFSEAGQDYTYSKPLVTGDTGSHGTNWAKSGIYRHLFSNVPGRYLRTSFIPYRQRRPSDSRLHPLVTNYEITDELLSFTERFDLQRYIRLNSEIVEISKVNNKWKLTVKETVGDKIRWYTEYFDGVIVSTGHYSIPYLPRLPGLSQWNAKFKSSVFHSKSFREPSIFKDKNVLFVGTGLSGLDILQYAFPIAKSVTVSRSVNKEEIYPWLSKAAVSDGINVKPHVTEFKPDDNKKIIFEDGTSIENVDYVIFSTGYHWHYPFLNEKDTGISVLTAGHKKVPDGSSMVDGLFLNIFAIRDPTLTFNGVTLTPLKWPSFEITASAIAGVWTNRAQLPSPQEQIVYSNRKKKDVGQNLVYHYYPPGFFKDYVEQLRGYLPNGRDPSDIYDTNHLDDLKASFTVAEKLFYQYKGGKIPITETVEAL, encoded by the coding sequence ATGACTCAGGATTTTGACATTCAATCGGTGGCCATTGTAGGTGCTGGTGCGGCTGGCCTTACCACACTATTTGAATTACTTCATACCAAGAAAGATGGTTCTACCACAATTACTTACGATTccaatggtgaaattgatcagTCAAAGATCAACAATGCTGATCCTGCGTTCACCAAAATTGTTTCCTTCGAACAAAATTCTCAGGTCGGTGGTATTTGGAGTCCTAGTTTCGACGACCCCGAAGTAGTTCCACAAGATTTGTTTGATACTGAAAAATATGATGATCCATGGGTATTAAAACCTAGAACAAGTGTACCCAGAGAATTTTCCGAAGCGGGTCAAGATTATACATATTCGAAACCCTTGGTTACTGGTGATACCGGTTCTCATGGTACCAATTGGGCCAAAAGTGGCATTTATCGTCATCTTTTTTCCAATGTTCCTGGTAGATATTTGAGAACTTCATTCATTCCCTATAGACAACGCCGTCCTTCTGATAGTCGTTTGCATCCATTGGTGACCAATTACGAAATCACCGATGAGTTATTGTCCTTTACCGAAAGGTTTGATCTACAAAGATACATTAGATTGAACTCCGAGATCGTTGAAATCAGTAAAGTGAATAACAAGTGGAAATTAACCGTTAAGGAGACTGTGGGTGATAAAATTAGATGGTATACTGAATATTTTGATGGTGTAATCGTTAGTACAGGACATTATTCGATTCCTTATCTACCTAGATTACCAGGGCTTTCCCAATGGAATGctaaatttaaatcaaGCGTTTTTCattctaaatctttcaGAGAGCCATCCATCTTTAAAGACAAAAACGTTTTGTTCGTGGGTACAGGTTTAAGTGGTCTGGATATTTTACAATACGCATTTCCAATTGCAAAGAGTGTGACTGTTTCTAGATCCGttaacaaagaagaaatataCCCTTGGTTGTCAAAAGCAGCCGTCTCTGATGGAATAAACGTAAAACCGCATGTCACAGAATTCAAGCCAGATGATAATAAGAAAAttatctttgaagatggaaCCTCGATTGAAAATGTGGATTATGTCATTTTCTCAACAGGTTACCACTGGCACTATCCGTTTTtaaatgaaaaggatacTGGTATATCTGTTTTGACCGCTGGTCACAAGAAAGTCCCTGATGGTTCCTCGATGGTTGATGGATTGTTTTTAAACATTTTCGCTATTAGGGATCCAACACTAACATTTAACGGCGTTACTTTGACGCCATTGAAATGGCCATCATTCGAAATTACTGCATCTGCAATCGCTGGAGTTTGGACTAATAGGGCACAGCTACCTTCGCCACAGGAACAGATTGTTTACAGTAAtaggaagaaaaaagacGTAGGGCAGAATTtggtttaccattattatccACCaggttttttcaaagattatGTGGAACAATTACGTGGGTATTTGCCAAATGGCAGAGATCCATCTGACATCTACGATACTAATCACTTGgatgatttgaaagcttCATTTACCGTTGCAGAGAAATTGTTCTATCAGTACAAGGGAGGCAAAATTCCAATTACTG